Proteins found in one Pirellulales bacterium genomic segment:
- a CDS encoding iron-containing alcohol dehydrogenase translates to MATSNLRFGAGATREVGMDLADLGARHVLVLTDRQLAQLPPVATVRESLERERISYELFDRVRVEPTDASFREAIEVAIEGQYDAFVAVGGGSTIDTTKAANLYSSHPADFLAYVNAPLGEGKPVPGPLKPLVAIPTTAGTGSETTGVAIFDLVEMHAKTGIADRRLKPTLGIVDPENTRTMPPLVAAATGLDVLCHALESYTALPYFERPLPARPILRPAYQGANPISDIWAERAIALVQQYLLRAYRDTSDDEARGNMLLASAFAGMGFGNAGVHLCHGMSYPVSGMVRAYQPPGYPDDHPLVPHGISVVLTAPAVFRFTAPAGPERHLRAAELLGADVQGARPEDAAELLVGRLIELMQKLELPSGLEAIGFTRADVPALAQGTLPQHRVTKLSPRPANEADLAALFEASLKIW, encoded by the coding sequence ATGGCGACCTCGAACCTGCGGTTCGGCGCCGGGGCAACGCGCGAGGTGGGCATGGACCTGGCCGATCTCGGCGCGCGGCACGTCCTCGTGCTCACCGATCGCCAACTGGCCCAACTCCCCCCCGTGGCGACGGTTCGCGAATCACTCGAGCGCGAGCGGATCTCGTACGAACTGTTCGATCGTGTCCGCGTCGAGCCGACCGACGCCTCGTTCCGCGAGGCGATCGAGGTGGCGATCGAGGGACAGTACGACGCCTTCGTCGCGGTGGGGGGTGGCTCGACGATCGACACCACCAAAGCGGCCAATCTCTACTCGAGCCACCCGGCCGATTTTCTCGCCTATGTAAACGCACCGCTGGGTGAAGGCAAACCGGTGCCGGGGCCCTTGAAGCCCCTCGTGGCCATTCCCACGACCGCCGGCACCGGCAGCGAGACCACGGGCGTGGCGATCTTCGATCTCGTCGAGATGCATGCCAAGACCGGCATCGCCGATCGCCGGCTGAAGCCCACGCTGGGCATCGTCGATCCCGAGAACACGCGGACGATGCCCCCGCTGGTGGCGGCCGCCACGGGACTCGACGTGTTGTGCCACGCGCTCGAGTCGTACACTGCGCTGCCCTACTTCGAGCGTCCTTTGCCCGCGCGGCCGATCCTGCGTCCCGCCTACCAAGGGGCCAATCCCATCAGCGACATCTGGGCCGAGCGCGCCATCGCCCTCGTGCAGCAGTACCTGCTGCGGGCCTATCGCGATACGAGCGACGACGAAGCTCGCGGGAATATGCTCCTGGCGAGCGCCTTCGCCGGCATGGGCTTCGGCAACGCGGGCGTACACCTCTGCCACGGCATGTCGTATCCCGTCAGCGGCATGGTGCGTGCCTACCAGCCCCCTGGCTATCCCGACGATCACCCCCTGGTGCCACACGGTATTTCGGTCGTGCTGACCGCGCCGGCGGTCTTCCGCTTCACAGCGCCGGCCGGTCCCGAGCGTCACCTGCGTGCCGCGGAACTACTGGGGGCCGACGTGCAAGGGGCGCGTCCCGAGGATGCCGCCGAATTGCTCGTCGGCCGGCTGATCGAGCTGATGCAAAAGCTCGAGCTGCCCAGCGGTCTGGAAGCGATCGGATTTACCCGCGCCGACGTGCCTGCCCTGGCGCAGGGCACGCTGCCGCAACATCGAGTGACGAAGCTCTCGCCGCGCCCGGCGAACGAAGCCGACCTGGCAGCGCTGTTCGAAGCGTCGCTCAAGATCTGGTAG